The Antedon mediterranea chromosome 7, ecAntMedi1.1, whole genome shotgun sequence genome has a segment encoding these proteins:
- the LOC140054497 gene encoding trafficking protein particle complex subunit 3-like, producing MSRQGSRTTDSKKVSQELFTLTYGSLVAQLVKDYESDEEVNKQLDKMGYNIGVRLVEDFLSRSNVGRCHDFRETADVIAKNGFKMFLGITPTVANWSAGGDEFSLILDNNPLTDFVELPEEHNNLNYSNLLCGVIRGACEMVQMEVNVRFVQDVLKGDNQTEIKVKFIKRLEDALPAGEE from the exons ATGTCAAGACAAGGTAGCAGAACAACAGACTCCAAAAAAGTG agTCAAGAACTATTCACCCTTACATATGGATCTCTTGTAGCACAACTTGTCAAAGACTATGAAAGTGATGAAGAAGTCAACAAACAACTTGATAAAAT GGGTTACAATATTGGTGTACGACTAGTAGAAGATTTTCTTTCTCGTTCAAACGTTGGAAGGTGCCATGATTTTAGAGAAACAGCGGATGTAATCGCAAAA aatGGTTTTAAGATGTTCCTGGGTATAACACCAACAGTGGCAAATTGGAGTGCCGGTGGCGATGAATTTTCTCTCATATTGGACAACAACCCACTCACAGATTTTGTGGAGCTACCTGAGGAGCACAACAACCTTAATTATTCCAATTTATTATGTGGTGTAATTAGAGGTGCTTGTGAAATG GTCCAAATGGAAGTAAATGTACGATTTGTTCAAGATGTACTTAAAGGAGATAACCAGACagaaattaaagtaaaatttatCAAACGGTTAGAAGATGCACTCCCAGCAGGAGAGGAGTGA